Below is a window of Paenibacillus bovis DNA.
CTCATTGCAGCTGTCTCTAATAAATTTAGCGTACGACATTGATATTCCCGATCAGGTTGTGCTATACTGATTAACGTTGCTGTTTCAAGTAAACAGTCAATATAACCTTAGCTTGGTTACTCGAGTCTCACCGCCGATAACGAGGCTAATGGCGATTATTATGAAAATTCTAAGGAGGTGAATAGGATGGCATTAACTCAAGAACGTAAACAACAGCTGATCGAGGAGTACAGAACTCACGAGTCCGATACAGGATCTCCAGAGGTACAAGTCGCTATCCTGACTGAAAACATCGTAAACCTGCAGGATCATTTCCGCAGCCACAAAAAGGATCATCATTCCCGTCGTGGTCTTCTGAAAATGGTAGGTCAACGTCGTAAGCTTCTGGCTTACCTCAAGAAAACCGATGTTAGACGTTACAGTGCGCTGATCGAAAGACTCGGCCTGCGTCGCTAAAATTAAAGCAATTCCAAAGCAGCCTGGTTGTTCAGCCGTATGGTCTTTTCGGAGCCAACGGCAACGGCCGGGTTGCTTTTTGTAAGTACACATATTTTTGAAGTTATGGATTATCATTTCCGGCAGGGAATTGGGATTTGATTATAGAATAGTGATGATGACCTAAAAAGGAGGAATTTCATGGAACAGCGAGTTGAAATGCAG
It encodes the following:
- the rpsO gene encoding 30S ribosomal protein S15 — its product is MALTQERKQQLIEEYRTHESDTGSPEVQVAILTENIVNLQDHFRSHKKDHHSRRGLLKMVGQRRKLLAYLKKTDVRRYSALIERLGLRR